Proteins encoded by one window of Streptomyces uncialis:
- a CDS encoding tyrosine-type recombinase/integrase, with amino-acid sequence MARVWIEDRIGHAAYTHAVARAKQAGRTPPGRYRVRWYDPDGKPKMKTLARKIDAENERTKVEARLSDGSYRDPAAARVKFAEVADSWLAAQIHLKRSTRARYKGVLDVHVIPRWGTTPLDRVRFEDVAEWLSAMLSGEATGGRKLSARSVRKAYVILSQVLGFAVKSRRLAFNPAIGVPLPKPAPADHVYLDDMQTEVLADAAGDYRVFILLLAYTGLRWGEASALKVGRVDLDACRAHIVEAYVEDNGKLYLDTPKNHERRSVPIPRFLAEELKPHVEGRDEADLLFTAPQRGPLRARNFRQRFFAPAVTKAGLGHLRLTPHKLRHTAASLAIASGADVNVVQTMLGHKSATLTLDTYGHLFPDRLDEVSKKLHKRRAKQLAKAKAKLEKAERRAHEAAEAAASLEGIVA; translated from the coding sequence ATGGCCCGCGTATGGATCGAGGACCGCATCGGGCACGCCGCATACACCCATGCGGTCGCGCGGGCCAAGCAGGCCGGTCGAACCCCTCCCGGCCGCTACCGCGTGCGCTGGTACGACCCCGACGGCAAACCGAAGATGAAGACGCTGGCCCGGAAGATCGACGCCGAGAATGAGCGGACGAAGGTGGAAGCCCGCCTCTCGGACGGCTCGTACCGCGACCCCGCCGCCGCGCGAGTGAAGTTCGCCGAGGTGGCGGACTCCTGGCTGGCGGCCCAGATCCATCTCAAGCGGTCAACCCGCGCACGGTACAAAGGCGTTCTTGACGTTCATGTGATCCCTCGGTGGGGGACCACACCGCTCGACCGTGTCCGGTTCGAGGACGTGGCCGAATGGCTCTCGGCCATGCTGTCGGGCGAGGCGACCGGCGGCAGGAAGCTCAGCGCGCGTTCGGTGCGCAAGGCGTACGTCATCCTCAGCCAGGTCCTGGGCTTCGCGGTGAAGTCCCGCCGCCTGGCGTTCAACCCTGCGATCGGGGTACCCCTGCCCAAACCCGCACCGGCTGACCATGTGTACCTCGACGACATGCAGACCGAGGTGCTGGCCGACGCGGCCGGCGATTACCGGGTGTTCATCCTGCTGCTGGCCTACACCGGTCTGCGCTGGGGCGAGGCATCGGCGCTGAAGGTGGGGCGGGTCGACCTCGACGCCTGCCGGGCGCACATCGTCGAGGCGTACGTCGAGGACAACGGCAAGCTGTACCTCGACACGCCCAAGAACCACGAGCGCCGCTCCGTCCCGATTCCCCGCTTCCTCGCCGAGGAGCTGAAGCCCCACGTCGAGGGGCGGGACGAGGCCGATCTGCTGTTCACCGCCCCACAGCGCGGACCGCTGCGGGCCCGGAACTTCCGACAGCGGTTCTTCGCCCCGGCCGTCACCAAGGCGGGCCTCGGCCACCTCAGGCTCACGCCGCACAAGCTTCGACACACGGCGGCCTCGCTCGCCATCGCCAGCGGCGCGGACGTCAACGTCGTCCAGACCATGCTCGGCCACAAGTCGGCGACGCTGACCCTGGACACCTATGGTCACCTCTTTCCCGACCGGCTGGACGAGGTGTCGAAGAAGCTGCACAAACGCCGGGCCAAGCAGTTGGCCAAGGCGAAGGCCAAGCTGGAGAAGGCGGAGAGAAGGGCACATGAGGCGGCCGAGGCTGCGGCTTCTCTGGAGGGCATCGTCGCGTGA
- a CDS encoding helix-turn-helix transcriptional regulator, which yields MRSPLPKNSSNSRTVDERTRLATPADVAAHLGVPVKTLYQWKYRGMGPNVHKVGRHLRYRWSEVDMWLSAQSALDLTA from the coding sequence ATGAGAAGCCCTTTGCCCAAGAATTCTTCCAACTCTCGCACTGTCGACGAGCGGACCCGACTCGCCACCCCCGCCGATGTGGCAGCCCATCTGGGGGTGCCGGTGAAGACGCTGTACCAGTGGAAGTACCGGGGCATGGGCCCGAACGTCCACAAGGTCGGCCGCCACCTCCGCTACCGCTGGTCGGAGGTGGACATGTGGCTCTCCGCCCAGTCCGCCTTGGATCTCACAGCCTGA
- a CDS encoding DUF3631 domain-containing protein codes for MVPDQSGTRDHDGNTVGAVGDGAALLDELRQAIGRYVVLPSPEALTAVTLWVAASHIQPALQHAPRLAVVGPTKGCGKSRLLDVLHETVHQPMMTVNTSPAVVFRVIGKYPPTLLVDEADTIFGPKAGEKEDLRGLLNAGHQRNRPAWRISGPEHKPTAFPTFAMAALAGIGDLPDTIMDRAIVIRMQKRKPGERIVPFRSRYSVPELNALRTRLAAWLTPLRGTASALVPRMPVEDRAADTWEPLVIVADLAGGHWPTSARAACLAMTRNEVVQDEQTTLKTRLLRDIRRAFEQSGDPEALRTQDLLAALLQDAEAPWAEYGTKGLNAYHLANMLRDFAISPANHRFEQGRQAKAYARNQFVDAWARYCPEPASAPPEPSHEVAPTRPARGRPPAPPSGTLPVGMPGGTTGPQRSR; via the coding sequence GTGGTCCCGGACCAGTCGGGGACCCGGGACCATGACGGCAATACCGTCGGGGCAGTTGGGGACGGGGCCGCGCTGCTGGACGAGCTGCGGCAGGCGATCGGCCGCTATGTGGTGCTGCCGAGCCCGGAGGCTCTGACGGCGGTCACGCTGTGGGTGGCGGCCTCGCACATACAGCCGGCCCTCCAGCACGCGCCCCGGCTGGCGGTGGTGGGGCCGACCAAGGGGTGCGGCAAGTCGCGCCTCCTGGACGTGCTCCACGAGACAGTGCATCAGCCGATGATGACCGTGAACACCTCTCCGGCGGTGGTCTTCCGCGTCATCGGCAAATACCCTCCGACGCTCCTCGTGGACGAGGCCGACACCATCTTCGGCCCCAAAGCGGGTGAGAAGGAGGACCTGCGCGGCCTGCTGAACGCCGGCCACCAGCGCAACCGACCGGCCTGGCGGATATCCGGGCCGGAGCACAAGCCGACCGCGTTCCCCACCTTCGCCATGGCCGCGCTGGCCGGAATCGGAGACCTGCCGGACACGATCATGGACCGGGCGATCGTGATCCGTATGCAGAAGCGGAAACCGGGCGAGCGCATCGTCCCATTCCGCTCCCGGTATTCAGTACCGGAGCTGAACGCACTGCGCACCCGGCTGGCCGCCTGGCTGACTCCGCTGCGGGGCACCGCCTCAGCCCTGGTGCCGAGGATGCCGGTCGAGGACCGGGCGGCGGACACCTGGGAACCGCTGGTCATCGTCGCCGACCTGGCCGGTGGCCACTGGCCGACGAGCGCCCGTGCGGCCTGCTTGGCGATGACGCGCAATGAGGTGGTCCAGGACGAGCAGACGACCCTGAAGACACGGCTGCTGCGGGATATTCGACGCGCCTTCGAGCAGTCCGGCGATCCGGAGGCCCTGCGCACCCAGGATCTGCTCGCCGCCCTCCTTCAGGACGCCGAGGCACCATGGGCCGAGTACGGGACCAAGGGGCTGAACGCGTACCACTTGGCGAACATGCTGCGGGACTTCGCCATCAGTCCAGCGAACCATCGCTTCGAACAGGGCAGGCAGGCCAAGGCATACGCCCGCAACCAGTTCGTCGACGCCTGGGCCCGCTACTGCCCAGAACCAGCCTCGGCGCCTCCCGAACCCTCGCACGAGGTCGCGCCCACACGCCCGGCCCGGGGCAGGCCACCGGCTCCTCCGTCCGGAACGCTGCCGGTCGGGATGCCGGGTGGTACCACCGGCCCCCAGCGCTCGCGCTGA
- a CDS encoding MobC family plasmid mobilization relaxosome protein has protein sequence MAEEQAVRRRAPEPTREGDTEPSTITVPSTSCALQRADTPSYPEQPSWREPDDPVLPTLMNRKRTTEKRDQVRNIRFTATAVRIINAEAERRGQRFAGFVGDAALAAALGKTPALGGPEDDPVRPLVEVAEAHIRALNRIGNNLNQITGAIHRGTVPDRAEAVLAGVEEAVDSSYQLIDRLMAEGAGHGA, from the coding sequence GTGGCGGAGGAGCAAGCCGTGCGCCGGCGGGCGCCCGAGCCAACGAGGGAGGGGGACACCGAGCCGAGCACCATCACGGTCCCGAGCACCTCATGTGCCCTTCAGCGCGCCGATACTCCTTCGTACCCCGAACAGCCGTCGTGGCGCGAACCCGACGATCCCGTGCTGCCGACGTTGATGAATCGCAAGCGCACCACCGAGAAGCGCGACCAGGTCAGGAACATTCGCTTCACAGCCACCGCCGTACGCATCATCAACGCCGAAGCCGAGCGACGTGGACAGCGGTTCGCCGGCTTCGTCGGCGACGCGGCGCTGGCCGCCGCGCTCGGGAAGACGCCCGCCCTCGGAGGCCCGGAGGACGATCCCGTACGCCCGCTGGTGGAGGTCGCGGAAGCGCATATCCGGGCTCTGAACCGGATCGGCAACAACCTCAACCAGATCACGGGTGCCATCCACCGAGGAACCGTGCCCGACCGCGCCGAAGCCGTGCTGGCCGGCGTCGAGGAGGCGGTGGATAGCAGCTATCAGCTCATCGACCGGCTCATGGCGGAGGGAGCCGGGCATGGTGCCTGA
- a CDS encoding relaxase/mobilization nuclease domain-containing protein: MVPDVSTGSSTLGLINYLFGEGRRDEHTDPHIVAAWDMAGAPDPGRDPGATYAKLAQRLDHHVVLRTRELGGARPPQHVWHCPVRTAPGDRYLTDAEWAEVARRVVAAAGIAPEDDEKACRWIAVRHADDHIHILATTVRADGRRPRTHRDGQRAQRECRRIEAEFGLRRLKSGDLTAPRTPTGAERAKAGRQGQAVTAREWLRERAYTVAADVRSVDEYFTVLRSLGVQVRTRIGPKTGEVTGYSLAAPGDTNGQGEPIWYGGSKLAPDLSLNRLRERLPDQETADRPQHIAEPGGPWRRAETALREARVSVESGEDHVAQAQLDAFGDTLHSLALATDGAHQADLHEAAKAFNRARRSVIRSDHQAATALRKAAKELAYASRDPGGLAIALILAAVHMARAASAWHRQRGHEQQAAAAEEALHHLRAGYRQAGDPVLANLTRRAPRAATISRFEHDLRAALPDHADRILADSAWAALTTALARAETAGHDVRELLSEAAAERELDTADSPAHVLIWRIVSQPNKRTEAARRRSAMAPRTVLSRPTAAHEHSGPHRPADAHDGPRHGR; encoded by the coding sequence ATGGTGCCTGATGTCTCCACCGGCTCCAGCACCCTCGGCCTGATCAACTACCTCTTCGGCGAGGGACGCCGCGACGAGCACACTGATCCGCATATCGTCGCCGCCTGGGACATGGCCGGTGCTCCCGACCCCGGCCGCGATCCCGGGGCGACCTACGCCAAGCTCGCCCAACGCCTCGACCACCATGTCGTCCTGCGGACCCGCGAGCTGGGCGGGGCAAGGCCGCCTCAGCATGTCTGGCACTGCCCGGTCCGTACCGCGCCCGGCGACCGCTACCTCACCGATGCCGAGTGGGCCGAAGTCGCCCGCCGCGTCGTGGCCGCGGCCGGGATCGCGCCCGAAGACGACGAGAAGGCATGCCGGTGGATCGCGGTGCGACACGCGGACGACCACATTCACATCTTGGCCACCACTGTCCGCGCCGACGGCCGCCGCCCCCGCACACACCGGGATGGCCAGCGGGCCCAACGAGAGTGCCGCAGGATAGAAGCAGAGTTCGGGCTGCGCCGCCTGAAGTCCGGTGATCTCACGGCGCCCCGCACACCGACAGGTGCCGAGCGGGCCAAAGCAGGGCGTCAAGGCCAGGCGGTCACCGCGCGGGAGTGGCTCCGTGAGCGGGCGTACACCGTCGCCGCCGACGTACGGAGCGTCGACGAATACTTCACGGTCCTGCGGTCCCTCGGGGTTCAGGTCAGAACCCGCATCGGCCCGAAGACCGGAGAGGTGACCGGCTACAGCCTGGCCGCGCCCGGCGACACCAACGGTCAGGGCGAGCCCATCTGGTACGGAGGCTCCAAGCTGGCACCCGATCTGTCCCTCAACCGCCTGCGTGAGCGGCTTCCCGACCAGGAGACCGCCGACCGCCCCCAGCACATCGCCGAGCCGGGTGGGCCGTGGCGTCGAGCCGAGACCGCGCTACGAGAGGCCCGCGTAAGTGTCGAGTCGGGCGAGGACCACGTAGCCCAGGCGCAGCTCGATGCGTTCGGTGACACCCTGCACAGCCTGGCCCTCGCGACAGACGGCGCCCACCAGGCCGATCTGCACGAGGCGGCCAAGGCGTTCAACCGAGCCCGGCGCTCCGTCATCAGGTCCGATCACCAGGCCGCCACCGCCCTACGCAAGGCCGCCAAAGAACTTGCGTACGCGTCTCGCGACCCCGGAGGACTTGCCATCGCTCTGATCCTCGCCGCCGTCCACATGGCCCGCGCCGCTTCCGCATGGCACCGGCAACGCGGCCATGAACAGCAGGCCGCCGCAGCCGAGGAAGCCCTTCACCACCTGCGAGCGGGATATCGACAGGCCGGGGACCCGGTTCTGGCGAACCTCACCCGCCGTGCGCCTCGCGCCGCAACGATCAGCCGCTTCGAGCACGACCTCCGCGCGGCCCTTCCCGACCACGCCGACCGTATCCTCGCCGACTCTGCCTGGGCCGCCCTTACCACCGCACTCGCCCGAGCCGAGACGGCCGGCCACGATGTCCGAGAGCTCCTGAGCGAGGCCGCCGCCGAGCGTGAACTCGACACCGCAGATTCACCGGCGCACGTGCTCATATGGCGCATCGTGTCCCAGCCGAACAAGCGGACGGAAGCGGCTCGCAGGCGAAGCGCCATGGCGCCCAGGACCGTCCTGTCCCGACCGACAGCAGCACATGAGCACAGCGGTCCGCACCGTCCGGCAGACGCTCACGACGGACCACGACATGGCCGATGA
- a CDS encoding AAA family ATPase yields the protein MPLAVLLVGLTGSGKTTVARFLTGHGFVRLSVDEEVHRLHGRYGVDYPEHTYFERERPAVETIRERFVKELQAGNDVVLDHGLWRRTDRDAWRQAAREAGGHPLVVHLPADREELLRRLAERNQREDANALTVTPEALDDFFARFDPPADDEEVIVHTGDRGRLLAELSAARHRTG from the coding sequence GTGCCCCTCGCCGTTCTCCTGGTCGGCCTCACCGGCTCCGGCAAGACCACCGTCGCCCGGTTCCTCACCGGACACGGCTTCGTCCGGTTGTCCGTGGACGAGGAGGTGCACCGCCTCCACGGCCGGTACGGCGTGGACTACCCGGAGCACACCTACTTCGAGCGCGAGCGGCCCGCGGTCGAGACCATCCGGGAACGGTTCGTCAAGGAACTTCAAGCCGGGAACGACGTCGTCCTCGATCACGGCCTGTGGCGGCGCACTGACCGGGATGCCTGGCGACAGGCCGCCCGGGAAGCGGGCGGCCACCCCCTCGTCGTTCACCTCCCCGCCGACCGTGAGGAACTGCTACGGCGTCTCGCCGAACGCAACCAGCGCGAGGATGCCAACGCGCTCACCGTCACCCCCGAAGCCCTCGACGACTTCTTCGCCCGCTTCGATCCACCGGCCGACGACGAAGAGGTCATTGTCCACACCGGAGACCGGGGTCGGCTCCTGGCGGAACTGTCCGCCGCCCGGCACCGTACGGGCTGA
- a CDS encoding glycosyltransferase family protein, whose product MLNTPPALIAVIGPVEPPLLTAWVCHYRWLGIERFLISFHFPEHVPDAQRHHLQAACRELGIVPAGTSTGPWHEHTNTQLRDALRHSAGPGWHLVADADEFQQYAVPLPEVIAQAERSGHRVVGGLMLDRVAATGRPTGWRPEAGLDHAYPLGGHLTHRLLHGDPRKIVLVRHDIALSSGNHRAPGHRPDPNRICAVHHFKWRSGVLDDLRRRVQHFSTGTWQEQSPAVRDEAGRLLSHVGRYGGAINTSDPRFAFRRVSLNRMPDDWAAEARGIITGWRPYTSTGQDRGE is encoded by the coding sequence ATGCTGAACACACCGCCCGCCCTGATCGCGGTCATCGGCCCGGTCGAGCCTCCGCTCCTCACCGCCTGGGTCTGCCACTACCGGTGGCTGGGCATCGAACGCTTCCTGATCTCCTTCCACTTTCCCGAGCACGTTCCCGACGCTCAGCGGCACCACCTCCAGGCGGCCTGCCGCGAGCTGGGCATCGTTCCGGCCGGAACCAGTACCGGCCCTTGGCACGAGCACACCAACACCCAGCTCCGCGACGCTCTGCGGCACAGCGCCGGACCCGGTTGGCACCTGGTCGCCGACGCCGACGAGTTCCAGCAGTACGCCGTACCACTACCCGAGGTGATCGCCCAGGCCGAGCGCTCCGGGCATCGGGTCGTGGGTGGGCTGATGCTCGACCGCGTCGCCGCGACCGGACGACCGACCGGCTGGCGACCCGAAGCCGGACTGGACCACGCCTATCCCCTTGGCGGGCACCTCACCCACCGCCTTCTACACGGTGACCCCCGCAAGATCGTCCTCGTCCGCCACGACATTGCCCTCTCCTCCGGTAACCACCGAGCGCCCGGCCACCGGCCGGATCCGAACCGCATCTGCGCCGTTCACCACTTCAAGTGGCGGTCCGGCGTCTTGGACGACCTCCGCCGACGGGTCCAACACTTCTCGACGGGCACCTGGCAGGAGCAGAGCCCTGCTGTACGCGACGAGGCCGGCCGTCTCCTCTCACACGTCGGCCGATACGGCGGCGCGATCAACACCAGCGATCCCCGATTCGCCTTCCGGCGGGTGAGCCTGAACCGAATGCCGGACGACTGGGCCGCCGAGGCGCGCGGCATCATCACCGGATGGCGGCCGTATACCTCCACGGGCCAGGATCGGGGAGAATGA
- a CDS encoding glycosyltransferase encodes MTRPLVLIEPYADRLGGHHQRTLVALARARPGSLIITLNGIARDASTELRDTRARVVVEPVGHTAAGLLAASRLATGAAAIGRRIVRSRRWPDRLRRLPHQITLVARCLAEASALRTARSLQPHAGAVVILTASESLHGAAALLGRQPHLRFVHEAVTTEDTFVRLLGRLARRHEKQTIAVYPTRDVADQLADDFPDLPAVVRAFSVDDGLRLTDGERESGRTAFGISPAEAVVCLVGGWWLYKDIRVIDAALNRLKEPLHLVVAGYPLDESVLARWRNLPLLRLHTVPGPVVECVLRLVYGAADAALVARHPGVGKESGLVMDAARLGVPLIVSDHDPALTDRLRHQPWALTFPAGDPDSLAQALHSIVLQPLERAGPEAPRLLGMWPAGEQADFLARTFTALTAKDSRC; translated from the coding sequence ATGACCAGGCCACTCGTCCTGATCGAGCCGTACGCCGATCGCCTGGGCGGGCACCACCAGCGCACCCTGGTGGCGCTCGCCCGGGCCCGGCCCGGCAGCTTGATCATCACCCTCAACGGGATCGCCCGGGACGCCTCAACGGAACTGCGGGACACTCGGGCACGGGTGGTGGTCGAACCGGTCGGCCATACCGCCGCCGGGCTGCTGGCCGCGTCACGTCTGGCGACTGGGGCCGCGGCGATCGGCCGCCGCATCGTGCGCTCGCGCCGCTGGCCCGACCGTCTGCGGCGGCTGCCGCATCAGATCACCCTTGTCGCCCGCTGTCTGGCCGAAGCCTCGGCCCTGCGCACCGCCCGGAGTCTTCAGCCCCATGCTGGCGCGGTTGTCATCCTCACCGCGAGCGAGTCCCTCCACGGCGCGGCGGCCCTCCTCGGTCGCCAACCGCACCTGAGGTTCGTCCACGAGGCCGTCACCACGGAGGACACGTTCGTACGGCTGCTCGGTCGACTCGCCCGCCGGCACGAGAAGCAGACGATCGCGGTCTACCCGACCCGGGATGTCGCCGATCAGTTGGCCGACGACTTCCCCGACCTGCCCGCCGTGGTCCGAGCCTTCTCGGTCGACGACGGCCTCCGGCTGACCGACGGCGAACGCGAAAGTGGGCGGACGGCTTTCGGGATTTCGCCCGCCGAAGCCGTGGTGTGTCTGGTCGGCGGCTGGTGGCTGTACAAGGACATCCGGGTCATCGACGCCGCCCTGAACCGGCTGAAGGAGCCCCTCCATCTCGTGGTCGCGGGCTATCCGCTGGACGAGTCGGTACTCGCCCGCTGGCGGAATCTGCCGCTGCTCAGACTGCACACCGTTCCGGGCCCCGTCGTGGAGTGCGTGCTGCGGCTGGTCTACGGCGCTGCCGATGCCGCCCTGGTCGCCCGGCACCCCGGTGTCGGGAAGGAATCCGGCCTGGTCATGGATGCCGCCCGCCTTGGTGTTCCGCTGATCGTCTCCGACCATGACCCTGCCCTCACCGATCGGCTCCGCCACCAACCCTGGGCCCTGACCTTCCCCGCAGGCGATCCGGACAGCCTCGCCCAAGCCCTGCACTCGATCGTCCTTCAGCCGCTCGAACGGGCCGGACCCGAAGCCCCCAGGCTGCTCGGCATGTGGCCGGCCGGGGAACAGGCCGACTTCCTCGCCCGGACATTCACCGCACTCACGGCGAAGGATTCTCGATGCTGA